CTCCTCCGGGGACTTGAGCAGTTCCGGATGCCGTTCCCCGATGCGGTGGCCGTACCAGGCGAGCACCGTGCACCAGACAAACGCGCCGAGCACGGTGACCAGGGAAAAGACGCCGAAGCCCATGCGGACAATGCCTGCGGGAATGGAGATCAGGTGCCGGATGACGGGCAGAAGGCGGGCGAAGAAAACGCCTGACACCTCATACCGCTGGAGGAAGACTTCCGCCTTCTCCACCTTGTTGGGCGGCATGAAAAAGAATTTGCCCCAGCGCATGATGACCGGGCGCCCCACAATACGGGCTACGGCGTAGGTAATGGCGGATCCCAGCCAGGAGCCGAACGTTCCGGCAACCACCACCCCCCAGAAGCTCATGGATGCTCCATCCTGGGCGGACAGAATGGCCGCAGGCGGGATGACTACCTCACTGGGGACGGGGAAAATGGAGCTTTCCATGGCCATCAGGACGATGACGCCCGCATATCCCCAGTCCTGCACCCAGGACATCCAAAGTGAGATCAACTCATGCATAACGGCGCGTATCTTGCATTAAAATCCTTGAAAGAAAAGTCTTTTATTGCACCTTGGAAAAGAGGCTGGTAAGGTTGGAAGGCATACGGCGCGCGCCGTTGCAGAGAGTGATGAAGCTTTACATGATAGCAGGCGAGAAGAGCGGGGACATTCACGGAGCCCTGCTGTTGAAGAATCTGCTGCGCCTGATGCCCGGCATGGAGGTCAGGGGACTGGGCGGCCACGGCATGCATGCGTTATGCCCCGGCGTGGAGGATTGGGCGGATGAAGCCGCCGTCATCGGCGTGGTGGAGGTGCTCAAGAAATACGGGTGGTTCCGGAAGCGTTTTCTCTCCATTCTGGAGCAGATACGGCAGGACCAGCCGGACTGCCTCATTCTGATCGACTACCCGGGATTCAACCTGCGTCTGGCGGAAAAGGTGCGCAAGTGCTGCCCGCATACCAAAATCATTTATTTTATTTCCCCGCAGGTATGGGCATGGCACCGCGGCCGCATTCCCAAGATGGTGCGCATGCTGGACCTGATGATGTGCATCTTCCCCTTTGAGGCTCCCTTGTTCCAGGAAGCCGGGCTGAAAACGGAGTTCGTAGGGCACCCCCTGGTGGACGAGATTGCTTCCATCCGGAAGGATGACGTCCGGGAGGCGTCCCTGGTCGGTCTCTTTCCCGGCAGCCGGAACCGTGAGATTGACAGGCATTTCCCGGTGTTGATAGAGGTGGTCCGCCGCCTTTCCGGGGAACGGCCGGAGCTGTCTTTTGAAACCGCAGCTTCCACGGAGGCGCTTGCAGAAAGAATGCGCGGCATGGCGCAGAAGGCCGGCATGCCGCCGGAGCTGTTCCACATTACGGTGGGGGGCTATCATGAACTGATGGACCGCGCCGCCGTGGGCGTGGTGGCTTCCGGCACCGCCACGATGGAGGCCGCCTTGCACCGGCTTCCGTACATGCTGGTGTACAAGGTTCCCCTGCTCACGTACTGGATGGCGCGCATGCTTATTAAAATACGCTTCATCGGCATGGTGAACATTCTGGCGCAGAAATCCGTAGTCAAGGAGCTGATCCAGTTTGATTTTACGCCGGACCAGGTGATTGAGGAAATAGAACGCCTGCTGGTTCCGGAAAACAGGGATGCCCTGCTGGCGGAAATGAAGCAGGCCTCCGACAAGCTGGGGCAGGGCGGAGCGGCGGAACACGCGGCCCAGGCCGTCTGCCGTCTGCTGAAGGAGTAATGCTCCGGTTTTTTGACGATTTGAACCGGGAAGAATTGCGCCGGCCATTTTATTGATGGAAACGGGTTCGCAACCGGAATGGGGAAAATACATCCGTGGCCGTTGTCTGGTGAAATGCCGGTTCCGTTTTTCCATTCTGTCTCCCGGTCCGGACCAGGGGATTTGTTGCCGTGAATTCCCGGTGAACGTTCCTTTTGGAATCGGAAGTAGTTTTTCAGGCAGAGAAATCCTTCTGTGGAATGTTCCTGCTCGTTCTGCCGGGCGCAGCATTTAAAGCTATTTCCGGGCCGGAGAGGCCCCTTGAAAGGAATAAAAGAAAAGCGCCGGGCGAACCCGGCGCTTCTGTTGTGTTTTACGTTGGCAGCAAGTGTGTCACAACCGGGACTCAAACCACTCCCTGGTCGATCATGGAATCCGCCACCTTCACGAAGCCGGCAATATTGGCGCCGGTGACGTAGTTGGTGAAGGATTTGTCGGAAGAGTATTCCTGGGCGTGGGCCAGGGCGTTCGCGTGGATGTTGGCCATGATGCTCTTCAGCTTGTGGTCCACTTCCTCGCGCGTCCAGGAGAGGCGCTGGCTGTTCTGGGACATTTCCAGACCGGACGTGGCCACGCCGCCGGCGTTGGCGGCCTTGGCCGGGCCGTACAGGATTTTGGCGGCCAGGTAGGTTTCAATGCCTTCCAGGTCCGTGGGCATGTTGGCGCCTTCCGCCACCAGGGTACAGCCGTTCTTGATGAGGGTGCGGGCGTCTTCTCCGTTGATTTCGTTCTGCGTGGCGGAGGGGAAGGCGCAGTCGCACGGAACGCTCCAGGGACGCTGGCCTTCAAAGTACTGCGCCTTCGGGAACTGCTTCACGTATTCCGCAATGCGGCCGCGGCGATTGTTCTTGAGTTCCATGACCCAGGCCAGTTTTTCCGGGGAAATGCCGTCCGGATCGTAAATGTAGCCGTTGGAATCGGACATCGTGACGGGCTTTGCGCCCAGTTCATTGAGTTTTTCCACCGTGTACTGGGCCACGTTGCCGGAGCCGGACACCAGGCAAACCTTGCCCTGCAAATCGTCGTTGCGGGTGGCGAGCATGTTCTGGGCGAAGTACACGCAGCCGTAGCCGGTGGCTTCCGGACGGATGAGGGAACCGCCCCAGTTCAGGCTCTTGCCGGTGAGAACGCCGGTGAATTCATTGCGGATTCTCTTGTACTGGCCGAAGAGGTAGCCGATCTCGCGGCCGCCCACGCCGATGTCCCCGGCGGGAACGTCCGTATCCGCGCCGATGTGGCGCTGGAGTTCCGTCATGAAGCTCTGGCAGAAGCGCATCACTTCATTATCGCTCTTGCCCTTGGGGTCGAAGTCGGAGCCTCCCTTGCCGCCGCCCATGGGCAGGGTGGTGAGGGAGTTTTTGAAAACCTGTTCAAAGCCCAGGAACTTCAGAATGCCGAGGTTCACGCTGGGGTGGAAGCGGAGGCCGCCCTTGTACGGCCCGATGGCGCTGTTGAATTCCACACGGTACCCGCGGTTCACCTGAACCTTCCCCCGGTCGTCGATCCACGGCACGCGGAACAGGATGGTTCTTTCCGGTTCCACGATCCGTTCCAGAATCGCGTGGGCTTCATACTTGGAATTCGCGGCCAGAACCGGCTCAATCGTGTTGAGCACTTCCTGAACGGCCTGGATGAATTCTTTTTCGTGGCTGTTCCTGGTTTTCACCAAGTCGAGCACGCGCTGGGAATATGTCTGTGCCATCTTCTCTGTTGTTGTATTTGGGTTGACGCTTCATGCGCGGTTTTTCGCACGCGCTTTTCGTTTATCATTCCGCGGCGCGGACTGGCAATCATTTTTTTCCCCGGAAAGTGTAAAGGGTCAGCAGGAAAATAGAAAATATCTTTTTATGTTGTAATTTGTAAACTGACCCCTATGGACGATGGATATTCGTTCATACGGCATATTCCGGGGGGTGGAAACCGGAGGACATACCTGGTAATCCGGCTTCTTTTTCCCCGGAGGCGGATTTTGAATCCGGTGTCAATAAGGAATGAATGAAAAAGAAAAAGTTATCAGGAAACGCCGCTGTGCCATAGGCGGAATTCGCCTGTGATGAATGGACGGGACATTTTTTATAAACAGGCGGTTTTCTGCGTCTTGCGTGATTGTCCGGATTCAAAATCCTTAAACTGGCCTCCATTGTCAGAATAGTCAAAAACCATGAAGAAAACATTATTCCTGCTTATTTCCGGAGGGGCTTTTTCCATCGCCCAGGCGGCTTCCGTTTTTGTGGACGTGTACAGGGATGGCCCAGGCAGAGACGGCATGAACCAGTACACTTCCAATGCTGCGGCTGTTCTCCCCTTGGCGGACGCTTCCGGAAGCGATACTCCCTACACGCTTAAAATCGTTAAAAGCGCCGGGAATTTCTTTAACACGGAGCTTTCCGCCGTAACTTCCGGGGAGGGTGACCCTGCCTATTACGCCTATTACCAGAACAAGGCGGCGATGACGGATCTGGTCAATACCCTCGGTTCTTTTGATTACGGTGCGCTGTCCTCCTACATGGCTCCCGGCGCCGGAGGCTCCACCACATCCTCCATTCAATTGGGGGGGCTGACGGTGGGAGACACGGTGACATTTTACATGTTCATTTCCAGTATCGTGGCCGCTCCGGGGGCCACTACCGTGACCGGGGGAACCGGCACCTTTGAATACGCGGCAACGGACGGGACCGGTTTTTCGTCCACGCCTTCCTTCGCCAACGGCAAGCTGACCCTGGTCAAATGGACAGGGGAGGCGACGGCGGATACTCTTGATTTCCGTATCGGAGGGCAGAAAGCCGGGGTTGCGGCCATGGCGTTTTCAGTTGTTCCGGA
The genomic region above belongs to Akkermansia massiliensis and contains:
- a CDS encoding DedA family protein, whose translation is MHELISLWMSWVQDWGYAGVIVLMAMESSIFPVPSEVVIPPAAILSAQDGASMSFWGVVVAGTFGSWLGSAITYAVARIVGRPVIMRWGKFFFMPPNKVEKAEVFLQRYEVSGVFFARLLPVIRHLISIPAGIVRMGFGVFSLVTVLGAFVWCTVLAWYGHRIGERHPELLKSPEELISTVKSESLPLILAVLVLAVCYILMLRLTDRKKPEDAAADAPAEKEQ
- the lpxB gene encoding lipid-A-disaccharide synthase yields the protein MIAGEKSGDIHGALLLKNLLRLMPGMEVRGLGGHGMHALCPGVEDWADEAAVIGVVEVLKKYGWFRKRFLSILEQIRQDQPDCLILIDYPGFNLRLAEKVRKCCPHTKIIYFISPQVWAWHRGRIPKMVRMLDLMMCIFPFEAPLFQEAGLKTEFVGHPLVDEIASIRKDDVREASLVGLFPGSRNREIDRHFPVLIEVVRRLSGERPELSFETAASTEALAERMRGMAQKAGMPPELFHITVGGYHELMDRAAVGVVASGTATMEAALHRLPYMLVYKVPLLTYWMARMLIKIRFIGMVNILAQKSVVKELIQFDFTPDQVIEEIERLLVPENRDALLAEMKQASDKLGQGGAAEHAAQAVCRLLKE
- the gdhA gene encoding NADP-specific glutamate dehydrogenase, coding for MAQTYSQRVLDLVKTRNSHEKEFIQAVQEVLNTIEPVLAANSKYEAHAILERIVEPERTILFRVPWIDDRGKVQVNRGYRVEFNSAIGPYKGGLRFHPSVNLGILKFLGFEQVFKNSLTTLPMGGGKGGSDFDPKGKSDNEVMRFCQSFMTELQRHIGADTDVPAGDIGVGGREIGYLFGQYKRIRNEFTGVLTGKSLNWGGSLIRPEATGYGCVYFAQNMLATRNDDLQGKVCLVSGSGNVAQYTVEKLNELGAKPVTMSDSNGYIYDPDGISPEKLAWVMELKNNRRGRIAEYVKQFPKAQYFEGQRPWSVPCDCAFPSATQNEINGEDARTLIKNGCTLVAEGANMPTDLEGIETYLAAKILYGPAKAANAGGVATSGLEMSQNSQRLSWTREEVDHKLKSIMANIHANALAHAQEYSSDKSFTNYVTGANIAGFVKVADSMIDQGVV
- a CDS encoding PEP-CTERM sorting domain-containing protein, with translation MKKTLFLLISGGAFSIAQAASVFVDVYRDGPGRDGMNQYTSNAAAVLPLADASGSDTPYTLKIVKSAGNFFNTELSAVTSGEGDPAYYAYYQNKAAMTDLVNTLGSFDYGALSSYMAPGAGGSTTSSIQLGGLTVGDTVTFYMFISSIVAAPGATTVTGGTGTFEYAATDGTGFSSTPSFANGKLTLVKWTGEATADTLDFRIGGQKAGVAAMAFSVVPEPASASMGLLGLAAMLVRRRRA